TCCCCACCATCTCCGGGGAGCTGCGGCACCACTTCCGGGACAACAGCTGGTCGGTGCGGGTGCCGCGGCGGCTCAAGGAGCTGAACGCGAACATCTCCGCCGCGCGCGAGGAGCTCACCGTGCAGCTCTCGCGCGCGCCCAAGCCCAGTGAGATCGCCGCCCGGCTCGGCGTCCCGATCGAGGACGTCTACGAGGGTCTTCGCGCTGGTCAAGGCCGCTACGGCGCGTCGCTGGACCACCTGCTGGAGAACGCGGCGCACACGCGGTTCGGGGCGCCGGACGCCGAGCTGGGCCAGGCCGAGCTGCGCGAGGCGCTGCGCCCGATGCTGGACAGCCTGCCGGAGCGGGAGCGCAAGATCGTCGCGCTGCGGTTCGGGTCCGGGATGAGCCAGTCGGACATCGCTCGCCGCGTCGGGGTCTCCCAGATGCAGGTGTCGCGGTTGCTGGCCGCGACCTTGAAGAAGCTGCGTTCGGGCCTGGACGAATCCGAGCTCGCCGACGGCACCTGATTAGCCGCTCACGCGCTTGGGTACTTCGCGGACGGTACCGGAACTCACTGGGAGGGGGACCGATGGCGACGAACATCCCGCAGCGCACCGCGGTGCCGGTCGCGCCGCTGACGGTGCTCCTCCCCGACGACGTCACCGCTCCGGCCCGGGCCCGGCACGAGGTCCGCTCGATGCTGCTCGGCTTCGGCCTGGACGAGCCGCAGCTGGACGACGTCCTGCTTGCCACGTCCGAGCTGGTCACGAACGCCTTCGAGCACGGCGAGGGCCCGCAGCGGCTCGAACTGGCCTACTTCGAAGGCCAGCTGACGCTGCGGGTGCACGACAGCGGCAGCATGCTGCCCGAGCTGCGGGCGCCGTCGCCGGCCCAGGCACGCAGCCGCGGGCTCGTGCTGGTCCAGGCGCTGGCCGAGGACTGGGGCTTCGAGGTCTGCCCCGGCGGCAAGTTCGTCTGGGCCGTCTTCCGCATCCCCGGCGCCTGATCAGGGCTCCAGCAGTTCGCGCGCGGCGGCCGTCTCCCCGATCCGCTGCCGGAAGGGCTTGCGGTCCAGCGCTTCGACGATCGCTTCCAGCACCCCGCGCAGCGGGTAAGGCAGCTCCGCTTCCAGCGCCTCGGACGCCTCGGTCGTCGCCGTCCACTCCGCTTCGATCAGCGGGAGCAGCTCACGCGTCTTCGCGGTGAGCGACACGATCCGCTGCCGGGCGTCGGCACCCGGTTCGAGGCTGACGAGCCCGGCGCGGTTCATCTGCGCGACGGTCTGGCTGGCCGCCGAGTGCGTCACACCCATCTCCGAGGCGAGGTCGCGGATGGCCAGCGGACCACGCGCGAGCAGCGCCCGCACCACCCCCGAGTACCGCGGGCGGTATTCGGCGAGGCCGATGTCGGCGAGGAACTTCGCCACGTCGCTCTCGAGGACCTCGAGGACGTGCCGCATCCGGGTCCCGAGTCCGTCCGGACCCGAAGTCATGGCCATGACGGCCGATCATAGGCGGGGCCGTGTGCTTGGATCGCGGCATGGAGAACCGCAAGATCACCCGGCTGGGCCGTGACGTGTCCGTCGTCGGGCTCGGCTGCTGGCAGCTCGGCGCCGACTGGGGTGAGGTCGACGAGAACGACGCCCTGGCGGTGCTGCACGCGGCGGCCGACGCCGGCGTCACCTTCTTCGACACCGCCGACGTCTACGGCGACGGGCGGAGCGAGCGGCTGGTCGGCCGCTTCCGCGCCGAGCGCGACGTGTTCGTGGCGACCAAGATGGGCCGCCGCGTCGAGCAGGTGCCGGAGAACTACGTCGCCGCGAACTTCCGCGAGTGGAACGACCGGTCGCGCCGCAACCTCGGCGTCGACACGCTCGACCTGGTCCAGCTGCACTGCCCGCCGACGCCGGTGTACTCGTCCGACGCGGTGTACGACGCACTGGACGAGATGGTTTCCGAAGGCCGCATCAAGGCGTACGGCGTGAGCGTCGAGACGTGCGAAGAGGCGCTGACGGCGCTGGCACGGCCGAACGTCGCTTCCGTGCAGATCATCCTGAACTGCCTGCGGCTCAAGCCGCTGGAGCGCGTCCTGCCGGCGGCGGCCGAGGCGGGCGCGGGGATCATCGCGCGGGTGCCGCTGGCGTCGGGCCTGCTGTCGGGGCGCTACACGGCGAGCACGACGTTCGCGGCCGACGACCACCGGAACTTCAACCGCCACGGCGAGGCCTTCGACGTCGGCGAGACGTTCTCGGGCGTGCCGTACGAGGTCGGCCTGGAGGCCGTCGAGCGGCTGCGCGGGCTCGTTCCGGCCGGGCAGACGCTGGCGCAGTTCGCGCTCCGGTGGATCCTCGACCAGCCGGGCGTGAGCACGGTGATCCCGGGCGCGCGCAACGCCGCGCAGGCGACGGCGAACACGGCGGCGGCCGGTCTGCCGCCGTTGTCCGACGAAGCACTGGCGGGCGTTCGCGAGACGTACGACGAGCTGATCCGGCCGCTGGTGCACGATCGCTGGTAGGCCCGGCATGATGGGCCGATGATGACGCCCGAAGAGCTCCTGACGACCACCAGGACCGTCCGCAAGCGCCTCGACCTCGACCGGCCCG
This genomic window from Amycolatopsis mongoliensis contains:
- a CDS encoding ATP-binding protein, producing MATNIPQRTAVPVAPLTVLLPDDVTAPARARHEVRSMLLGFGLDEPQLDDVLLATSELVTNAFEHGEGPQRLELAYFEGQLTLRVHDSGSMLPELRAPSPAQARSRGLVLVQALAEDWGFEVCPGGKFVWAVFRIPGA
- a CDS encoding SigB/SigF/SigG family RNA polymerase sigma factor, coding for MSDPAGSSGNDLDVGALFTQLAALPAGSPERERVRDTLVRSHLELARNLARKFRNRDEAMEDLVQIATVGLIHAVDRFDPEQGTDFLAFAVPTISGELRHHFRDNSWSVRVPRRLKELNANISAAREELTVQLSRAPKPSEIAARLGVPIEDVYEGLRAGQGRYGASLDHLLENAAHTRFGAPDAELGQAELREALRPMLDSLPERERKIVALRFGSGMSQSDIARRVGVSQMQVSRLLAATLKKLRSGLDESELADGT
- a CDS encoding MarR family winged helix-turn-helix transcriptional regulator, whose product is MAMTSGPDGLGTRMRHVLEVLESDVAKFLADIGLAEYRPRYSGVVRALLARGPLAIRDLASEMGVTHSAASQTVAQMNRAGLVSLEPGADARQRIVSLTAKTRELLPLIEAEWTATTEASEALEAELPYPLRGVLEAIVEALDRKPFRQRIGETAAARELLEP
- a CDS encoding aldo/keto reductase, encoding MENRKITRLGRDVSVVGLGCWQLGADWGEVDENDALAVLHAAADAGVTFFDTADVYGDGRSERLVGRFRAERDVFVATKMGRRVEQVPENYVAANFREWNDRSRRNLGVDTLDLVQLHCPPTPVYSSDAVYDALDEMVSEGRIKAYGVSVETCEEALTALARPNVASVQIILNCLRLKPLERVLPAAAEAGAGIIARVPLASGLLSGRYTASTTFAADDHRNFNRHGEAFDVGETFSGVPYEVGLEAVERLRGLVPAGQTLAQFALRWILDQPGVSTVIPGARNAAQATANTAAAGLPPLSDEALAGVRETYDELIRPLVHDRW